Part of the Bacillus sp. BGMRC 2118 genome is shown below.
TGTCCAAGACGAACAGCTTCCTCTTGAGCTAAGGCTAATACCTTTTGAGCACGTTCTGTAAAACGTCCAAACATCATATTGTTTTGCCTCCTTCGTCATCCACGTTATCACTGTTTTCCATTTGTAATCGTTCTCTTATTAATGCAGCCCTGCGTATATCACGCTCGTTCGGCCTTAATGCGCCACCTGCAGATTGTTGCAAAAATCCTGGTTGTGTTAAAATCATTAGTTCATTAAGTATATTACGTGAAATATTTTTTATGAAGCCTAAATCAATCCCTAGGCGCACATCTGATAAGCAACCAGCCGCTTCCTTTGATTCAATGATTCTACTATGTGCCAATACTCCAAAAGAGCGGTATACTCTATCTTCCAGGTGAATGCCGGATGTCTTCATAAGCGTTTCTCTAGCTGACCTCTCTTGGACAATGAGCTGACTGACTACTGAATTTAAATCCTCTACAATATCTTCTTCTGCCTTACCTAGTGTAATTTGATTAGAGATTTGAAAGATATTCCCTAATGCTTCACTGCCCTCGCCGTATATACCTCTTACAACAAGGCCCAATTGGTTAATAGCTGGAACAATTCTATTAATTTGACCAGTCATGACTAGAGCTGGTAAATGCATCATGACAGAGGCTCTCATACCTGTCCCTACATTAGTCGGACAACTCGTTAGATAACCACTCTTTTCATCAAATGCATAGTCTATATGCTGTTCTAACCAATCATCTAAACCACCTGCAACATTCAATGCTTCTGTAAGTTGAAAACCAGGAAATAAACATTGAATTCGAATATGATCCTCTTCATTTATCATGATGCTTACTTCTTCATTTTCTGAAAGCAAGCATGCTCCAAATGCTGATTCTTCCGCTAGTTGTGGACTGATTAAGTGCTTTTCAACTAGTACTCGTTTTTCAATAGGCTGAAGCTCCTCCATTTTAAGGATCTCGAACTTCAAAGAGTCATCATAACTTCTGCCAACAAAGCTTTGCTCAAATTTCTCAACAATCTCTTTTAATTCATCATTTGTTGCAATGCTTGGAAACTGATAGACATCTATATTACGTGCTAGTCGTATTCTGCTGCTGAGCACAATATCTGAATCAGGTCCTTCTATTTCCATCCATGGACTAATTGCTTGCTTTATAAATCTCTGAAGCGACATAGTTTACTGTCCCTCCCCGTGCTGAACATTAAGCTTAGTCTCTAGTTCTCTAATTTGGTCACGAACGGTTGCAGCCTGTTCAAATTCCTC
Proteins encoded:
- a CDS encoding protein arginine kinase — encoded protein: MSLQRFIKQAISPWMEIEGPDSDIVLSSRIRLARNIDVYQFPSIATNDELKEIVEKFEQSFVGRSYDDSLKFEILKMEELQPIEKRVLVEKHLISPQLAEESAFGACLLSENEEVSIMINEEDHIRIQCLFPGFQLTEALNVAGGLDDWLEQHIDYAFDEKSGYLTSCPTNVGTGMRASVMMHLPALVMTGQINRIVPAINQLGLVVRGIYGEGSEALGNIFQISNQITLGKAEEDIVEDLNSVVSQLIVQERSARETLMKTSGIHLEDRVYRSFGVLAHSRIIESKEAAGCLSDVRLGIDLGFIKNISRNILNELMILTQPGFLQQSAGGALRPNERDIRRAALIRERLQMENSDNVDDEGGKTI